From a single Cotesia glomerata isolate CgM1 linkage group LG6, MPM_Cglom_v2.3, whole genome shotgun sequence genomic region:
- the LOC123267317 gene encoding uncharacterized protein DDB_G0275275-like, translating to MDVDISNYDNNNNNSDNNSEENIDSNDKNYNNNGNDSNNNVGEFDNDNVNYYCAVETDDVANHKISSHPSQLSQKSLESNTSRIISDYEDEMPKQQVPKIDIMTPELAAALDRANVTSRMATYIIAALLSCLNIDCASVNFSHVTIHRAREKFRKEAALNLKTNLETDNYVLHFDGKLLSDITGTEQVDRLPIILSSSGKFQLLGVPKLESGTGQNQASAIIKTVKQWDINTDNIKALCSDTTASNTGIRNGACVLVEKALSRKLLYLPCRHHIFEIVLRSAFEVYWPASSGPNVPIYQRFKKKWDEIDQSNFTAGICDKKVLEVITPIKDEILKFVNNQIEMDHCRDDYRELLELSLIFLGTTTTNITFKHPGAVHHARWMAKAIYSLKIFYSEMNFILLNRK from the exons ATGGATGTTGATATCAgcaattatgataataataacaataatagtgataataatagtgaAGAGAACATTGATAGCAATgataaaaactataataataatggtaatgatagtaataataatgtcgGAGAGTTTGATAACGACAATGTCAACTATTATTGTGCAGTTGAGACTGATGATGTTGCTAATCATAAAATATCAAGTCATCCATCTCAATTATCCCAGAAATCTTTGGAAAGTAATACTTCTCGTATAATCTCTGATTATGAAGATGAAATGCCAAAACAACAAGttccaaaaattgatataatgaCACCAGAACTTGCTGCGGCTTTGGATAGAGCTAACGTGACTAGTAGGATGGCGACTTACATTATTGCTGCTTTATTATCTTGCTTGAACATTGATTGTGCAAGCGTAAACTTTAGTCATGTGACTATTCACCGAGCAAGGGAAAAATTCCGGAAAGAAGCGGCGTTAAATCTGAAGACTAATCTGGAAACTGACAATTATGTACTACATTTTGATGGAAAACTGTTATCAGATATTACAGGTACAGAACAAGTTGACCGGCTTccgattattttatcatcatcaggTAAATTTCAACTGTTAGGAGTTCCTAAACTAGAATCTGGGACTGGACAAAACCAAGCTTCAGCTATTATTAAAACAGTAAAACAATGGGATATTAATACTGACAACATCAAAGCATTGTGTTCTGATACTACGGCGTCAAATAcgg gaaTCAGAAATGGTGCGTGTGTATTAGTAGAAAAGGCTCTTAGTAGAAAACTGTTGTACTTGCCATGCCGAcaccatatttttgaaattgttctTCGAAGTGCATTTGAAGTATACTGGCCTGCTTCGTCTGGCCCAAACGTTCCAATTTATCAGAGATTTAAAAAGAAGTGGGATGAAATTGACCAATCAAACTTTACGGCTGGTATTTGTGACAAAAAAGTTTTGGAAGtaataacaccaatcaaagatgagattttgaaattcgttaataatcaaatagaa atggaTCATTGTCGAGACGATTACCGTGAACTTCtggaattatcattaatatttttgggtactactaccacaaatattacatttaagcATCCTGGAGCGGTCCATCATGCAAGGTGGATGGCtaaagcaatatatagtttaaaaattttttattcagaaatgaaTTTCATCTTACTAAATCGGAAATAG